CCGCCGAGTACCTTGAGGGCAAGGACCCTGAACATCAGAGGGTGTTCCTTGCAAGGTCCGACCCTGCAATGAACTACGGGATGATCCCGGCCACACTCCTCAACAAGGTCGCCCTCCAGTCCCTGGGGGAGGTTGAGGAGGAGACAAGTGTCATGATCTGCCCCATCATAGGTATGGGTTCAGCGCCCTTCAGGGGCAACCTGAAACCATCAAACACCCGCGCCGTTGAGGACTACCCTGGTGCCTTCACCTTCACTGTACAGTCCTCCTTCAAGTTCGACCATCCCCCTGCCGAGGTCAGCGATGCCGTGAGGCTGCTCAGGGAACATAAGCCTGGTAAACCCCAGGATGTGGACCGGGAGAGGATAATCGATATTGTGAACCGTTACTCCAGTGAGTACAGGAGGCATGTCATGAGGCTCGCTGATATGATAAACAGGGTTTCAAGGCACGTCCCCGGGAGGAGGAAGAGGAAGCTCCACATTGGACTCTTCGGTTACTCGAGGAGTATGGGAGGGGTTTCCCTCCCCAGGGCCATAACCTTCACCGCGGCCCTCTACTCCATCGGGGTGCCCCCTGAGATACTTGGTTTCAGCTCCCTCACGGACCCTGACCTTGACTACATAATGGAGATCTATCCTGGATTTGAGAGGGACTTCCATGATGCCCTCAGGTACATGAACCCCCATTCACCCCACCTGCCCCCTGAACTCAGGAGCTCAATTGAGGAGCACTTCCCTGACATCAGCCATGACCCTGAACATGTAAGGGTGACCGACGAGATCAACCACTCCCTTGCACTCAACAGGACCGGTAACCTGCAGGGCAGGATACTGGAGGCTGCAAGTATAAGGAAGTTCCTGGGGTAAATCACCGGCATCGGAGGATGCCCCCTGATCATGGCTGATGGTGGTGGGGACCGCAGGCTTTCTGGTTCCCATCAGATTTATTAATTTTATATGGGTCGGATAATATAATTAAATTGTAGGGGGTTTTATTTATGGACAACAGGGAAAGACTTGAAAGGATAAGGAGCTCCCCCATAACCTTTGAGGGGCTCCGTAAACTGAACATTGCAGCCGGATCCCTGCACCTTGTACAGGGACTCCTGATGGTTTTCCTGGGTTATCTGCTGACCTGGGACAGGGACATATACACCTTCTATCTGAAGTTCAGGGTGCTCTCACTGAACCCGCCGTCATTCCAGGTTCTGCCGAACCCTGAGGTGGTATTCACGGTGAGCTACCTTGGAGTTATACTGGCATCCTTCCTCCTGATATCTGCAGCCGCTCACTTCATAATAGCATTCTTGAGGAATGAGAGCTACATCGAGAACCTCAAAAGGGGTATGAACCCCTACCGGTGGTACGAGTATGCCCTCTCAAGTTCAATAATGATCGTTATACTGGCTACCTTCGTTGGTGTCTGGGACCTCTGGTCCCTTGTGATGATCTTTGTACTCAACGCCTCAATGATAATGTTCGGCTACCTCATGGAGAAGATCAACCAGTACACCGAGAACATCGACTGGTCCCCGTACATCCTTGGCTGCATCTCAGGTTTCACGCCATGGATAGTGATTGCAGCCTACTTCATAGCGGCCCTGAGTTCAGCAGAGACACAGCCGCCAAGCTTCGTCTACCTTGCACTCCTGAT
The sequence above is drawn from the Methanothermobacter wolfeii genome and encodes:
- the ppcA gene encoding phosphoenolpyruvate carboxylase, which codes for MNVPRCMSTQHPDNVNPPFFASGPELGGEDEIKEAYYVFSHLGCDEQMWDCEGKEVDSYVVKKLLTEYESFFRENILGEDCRLTLRVPNPTVERAEAKILLETLESIPRSYDTAALFYERDVPPVFEVILPMTASSRCLNRVYHYYRDFVAGKENLKLKDDVTVGEWIGEFRPEEINVIPLFEDMDGMLAAGRITAEYLEGKDPEHQRVFLARSDPAMNYGMIPATLLNKVALQSLGEVEEETSVMICPIIGMGSAPFRGNLKPSNTRAVEDYPGAFTFTVQSSFKFDHPPAEVSDAVRLLREHKPGKPQDVDRERIIDIVNRYSSEYRRHVMRLADMINRVSRHVPGRRKRKLHIGLFGYSRSMGGVSLPRAITFTAALYSIGVPPEILGFSSLTDPDLDYIMEIYPGFERDFHDALRYMNPHSPHLPPELRSSIEEHFPDISHDPEHVRVTDEINHSLALNRTGNLQGRILEAASIRKFLG
- the heR gene encoding heliorhodopsin HeR, which gives rise to MDNRERLERIRSSPITFEGLRKLNIAAGSLHLVQGLLMVFLGYLLTWDRDIYTFYLKFRVLSLNPPSFQVLPNPEVVFTVSYLGVILASFLLISAAAHFIIAFLRNESYIENLKRGMNPYRWYEYALSSSIMIVILATFVGVWDLWSLVMIFVLNASMIMFGYLMEKINQYTENIDWSPYILGCISGFTPWIVIAAYFIAALSSAETQPPSFVYLALLIYFVMFNTFSINMLLQYRGVGRWKDYLYGERVYIILSLAAKTILAWLVFIGVFSPF